Proteins encoded within one genomic window of Candidatus Amarolinea dominans:
- a CDS encoding NADH-quinone oxidoreductase subunit J has translation MPLVLFFALALIAIAGAVALVAARNPVKSALFLLLNFASLAVMYILLNAQFLAAAQIIVYAGAIVVLFLFVIMLIGWRVSDTIAPARVWTRGLAVGLGVLLVAALTYALLTPLANPATTGAPDGGSTQAIGSALFTSYLLPFELTSVLLLVGIVGAIVLTRKPGQ, from the coding sequence ATGCCGCTTGTCTTGTTTTTTGCCCTGGCCCTGATCGCCATTGCGGGGGCCGTCGCTCTCGTGGCCGCGCGCAACCCGGTAAAAAGCGCGCTGTTCCTCCTGCTGAACTTTGCCAGCCTGGCGGTGATGTACATTCTGCTCAACGCCCAGTTTCTGGCTGCGGCGCAGATCATTGTCTACGCCGGTGCGATTGTGGTGCTTTTCCTGTTCGTCATCATGCTGATAGGGTGGCGAGTGAGCGACACGATCGCGCCGGCGCGGGTGTGGACGCGTGGCCTGGCGGTGGGCCTGGGCGTTCTGCTGGTGGCCGCGTTGACTTACGCGCTGCTGACGCCGCTGGCGAATCCGGCGACGACGGGCGCGCCGGACGGTGGGAGCACGCAAGCCATTGGCAGTGCGCTTTTCACCTCCTACCTGCTGCCATTCGAGCTGACGTCGGTGCTGCTGCTGGTGGGCATTGTGGGCGCCATTGTGCTGACGAGGAAACCGGGCCAGTGA
- the nuoL gene encoding NADH-quinone oxidoreductase subunit L has protein sequence MLNFAWLLLVFPLLGALINLLIGRRLGKAAGWLGAAAIGLAFVVAVGLFAGLWARPAEERSVVQLLWHWITIGTFKVDIALLIDPLSVTMALVVTGVSALIHVYSIGYMDHEPRYTRYFVYLNFFVLMMLVLVMADNFLLMYVGWEGVGLASYLLIGFWFDRPSAADAGKKAFLVNRIGDFGMALAIMLIWSTIGTVSFSEVFRQAPALQGVATTLGLLLLLAATGKSAQIPLFVWLPDAMEGPTPVSALIHAATMVTAGVYMIARTHAIFQLSPTASHWVAWIGVLTAFMAGTIALVQTDLKRILAYSTISQLGYMFLGVGVGAYSAGIFHLTTHAFFKALLFLGAGSVMHALHGELDIRKMGGLREKLPATYRTFLIGAAALAGVPLLSGFFSKDAILFKAFEANFLLYLVGTLTAFITAFYSFRAVFVPFWGKARDKKLADKAHEAPAVMTGPLWILAGLAVVGGLLNLPAVLSLEHWLEPVFADVKVAETAANLPLELGLLVVGALVAGLGIWLAYQAYVVQPQLPEQTAKRYDLAYRFLQAKWYVDELYMQMIVVPLRDLAGWLDATFDQRGIDGAVNGIARGLGAMGQGVRQLQTGLVGTYALAIVMGVVAVVGYLALR, from the coding sequence ATGCTCAATTTTGCCTGGCTTCTTCTCGTTTTTCCGCTGCTGGGCGCGCTGATCAACCTGTTGATCGGCCGGCGCCTGGGCAAAGCGGCCGGCTGGCTTGGCGCGGCGGCCATTGGCCTGGCGTTTGTCGTGGCCGTGGGCCTCTTTGCCGGCCTCTGGGCGCGGCCGGCCGAGGAGCGCAGCGTGGTTCAACTGCTCTGGCATTGGATTACCATCGGTACGTTCAAGGTAGACATCGCCCTCTTGATTGATCCCCTCTCGGTCACGATGGCGCTGGTGGTGACGGGCGTCAGCGCGCTGATCCATGTCTACTCCATCGGTTACATGGATCACGAGCCGCGCTACACCCGCTACTTCGTCTATCTCAACTTCTTCGTGCTGATGATGCTGGTGCTGGTCATGGCCGACAACTTCCTGCTGATGTACGTGGGCTGGGAAGGGGTGGGCCTGGCCTCGTATCTCCTGATCGGCTTCTGGTTCGACAGGCCGAGCGCGGCCGACGCGGGCAAGAAGGCGTTCCTGGTCAACCGCATCGGCGACTTCGGCATGGCGCTGGCGATCATGCTGATCTGGAGCACGATCGGCACCGTCAGCTTCAGCGAGGTCTTCCGCCAGGCGCCGGCGCTGCAGGGGGTGGCGACCACGCTGGGTCTGCTGCTGCTGTTGGCGGCGACGGGCAAATCGGCGCAGATTCCGCTCTTCGTCTGGCTGCCGGACGCGATGGAAGGCCCGACCCCGGTCAGCGCGTTGATCCACGCGGCGACGATGGTCACCGCGGGCGTCTACATGATCGCGCGCACGCACGCCATCTTCCAACTCTCGCCGACTGCGTCCCACTGGGTGGCCTGGATTGGCGTCCTGACCGCGTTCATGGCCGGCACCATTGCCCTGGTGCAGACGGACCTCAAGCGCATCCTGGCCTACTCGACCATCAGCCAACTTGGCTATATGTTCCTGGGCGTGGGGGTGGGCGCGTACAGCGCGGGCATCTTCCACCTGACCACGCACGCCTTCTTCAAGGCGCTCTTGTTCCTGGGTGCAGGCAGCGTCATGCACGCGCTGCACGGCGAGCTGGACATCCGCAAGATGGGCGGCCTGCGTGAGAAGCTGCCGGCGACCTATCGCACCTTCCTGATTGGCGCGGCCGCGCTGGCCGGCGTCCCGCTGCTCTCTGGCTTTTTCAGCAAAGATGCGATTCTGTTCAAGGCGTTCGAGGCCAACTTCCTGCTCTACCTGGTGGGCACGTTGACCGCCTTCATCACCGCCTTCTACAGTTTCCGCGCCGTCTTTGTGCCCTTCTGGGGCAAGGCGCGTGACAAGAAATTGGCCGACAAGGCGCACGAAGCGCCCGCGGTGATGACTGGGCCGCTGTGGATTCTGGCCGGGCTGGCGGTGGTCGGCGGCCTGCTCAACCTGCCGGCGGTGTTGAGCCTGGAGCACTGGCTGGAGCCGGTGTTTGCCGATGTGAAGGTTGCGGAGACGGCGGCGAATCTGCCGTTGGAACTGGGGCTGTTGGTGGTGGGTGCGCTCGTGGCCGGTCTCGGCATCTGGCTGGCCTATCAGGCTTATGTGGTGCAGCCGCAACTGCCGGAGCAGACGGCCAAGCGTTACGACCTGGCCTACCGCTTCCTGCAGGCGAAGTGGTACGTGGATGAGCTGTATATGCAGATGATCGTTGTCCCGCTCAGGGACCTGGCCGGCTGGCTGGACGCCACCTTCGATCAACGGGGCATAGACGGCGCGGTCAACGGAATTGCGCGGGGTCTGGGCGCGATGGGGCAGGGCGTGCGCCAGTTGCAGACCGGCCTGGTGGGGACTTACGCCCTTGCGATCGTCATGGGCGTGGTGGCCGTGGTGGGGTATCTGGCGCTGCGCTGA
- a CDS encoding ankyrin repeat domain-containing protein, whose protein sequence is MISTNHSTVHADWPSFCPKNIRIPGSTRRHWTGRALRQGCALALLLSVLVACGPAATPAPSPAPTATATVAVTATSAPTTTPPTSTPDPAVAQAERMGQLTAAIREHKADAAEGLIVAGMDVNVVLSYRGLTPLSLAAAENDLPIATLLLTAGADVSLVNRNEYGTTALIEAAQRGYVGMVTLLLDHKADVNQRDAAGDPALNWATYYGRKAVVELLIARGAHLTVVGSGGGTALKTAIAQGHKEIEQILRAAGATE, encoded by the coding sequence ATGATCAGCACGAACCATTCAACCGTACACGCCGATTGGCCTTCGTTCTGCCCAAAAAACATCCGAATCCCAGGGTCAACTCGCCGTCATTGGACGGGGCGGGCGCTGCGTCAGGGCTGCGCACTGGCGCTTCTGCTGAGTGTACTGGTTGCGTGCGGCCCGGCCGCGACGCCTGCGCCATCTCCGGCGCCCACCGCCACTGCCACGGTCGCGGTCACGGCCACCAGCGCTCCGACGACCACACCGCCCACCAGTACGCCCGACCCTGCCGTGGCGCAGGCGGAGCGCATGGGGCAGTTGACGGCCGCCATCCGCGAGCACAAAGCGGACGCGGCCGAAGGATTGATCGTCGCGGGCATGGATGTGAACGTCGTCCTGAGCTACCGAGGCCTGACTCCGCTGTCGTTGGCTGCGGCCGAAAACGACCTGCCGATTGCGACGCTCCTCCTAACGGCCGGCGCCGACGTCAGCCTGGTCAACCGGAACGAATACGGCACGACCGCGCTGATCGAAGCGGCGCAGCGCGGATACGTGGGAATGGTCACGCTCCTGCTCGACCATAAGGCGGACGTCAATCAGCGCGATGCCGCAGGCGATCCGGCCTTGAACTGGGCCACCTACTACGGACGAAAAGCGGTTGTGGAACTTCTCATCGCCCGCGGCGCCCACCTGACCGTGGTCGGTTCCGGCGGCGGCACTGCGCTCAAGACCGCCATCGCCCAGGGTCACAAGGAGATCGAGCAGATCCTGCGTGCGGCCGGCGCCACTGAATGA
- a CDS encoding NADH-quinone oxidoreductase subunit N — protein MTIQIPTLDFLAILPQLVLVGMALLILMAEVTRLRGHKRLLGGLALAGLLLALGASAWLWQGPARHFQNMVVADSTALFANVIILTAGATGVLLSAGYIERISDSVGEYYALLLLACAGMTLMSASTSLMTIFMSLEILSVALYIMTGFNLKQPRSTEAALKYFLLGAFASAFFLYGAALVYAATQTTDLVQVAHFLAPLSTPSPMAPLLPVGVGLLLIGFGFKVAMVPFHMWTPDVYQGAPTPVTAFMSVGVKTAAFAALLRVLASLTSFDKPWLWVIAILAVLTMTVGNLAALRQSSLKRMLAYSSIAHAGYILVGLTGNNDQAVGATLYYLFAYAFMNIGAFAVLQTLENNAEMDVDVSAPNGLGRRQPALAAVMTIFMLSLAGIPPLAGFFGKLYVFKAAVDAGWTWLVIVAVLNSALSAYYYLRVTVNMFLGSETASGQIVLTPAWNLALIVASVGTVLVGVWPTPWMALARTTLLALVGG, from the coding sequence ATGACGATTCAGATACCGACGCTCGATTTTCTCGCCATTCTGCCCCAGCTCGTGCTGGTGGGCATGGCGCTGCTGATTCTCATGGCTGAAGTCACGCGGTTGCGCGGCCACAAGCGTCTTTTGGGCGGGCTGGCGCTGGCGGGACTCTTGCTGGCGCTGGGAGCCAGCGCCTGGTTGTGGCAAGGCCCGGCCCGGCACTTCCAGAACATGGTGGTGGCGGATTCCACCGCGCTCTTCGCCAACGTCATCATCCTGACGGCGGGCGCGACCGGCGTCCTGCTCTCCGCGGGCTACATCGAGCGCATCAGCGACAGCGTCGGCGAATACTACGCGCTGCTGCTGCTGGCCTGCGCCGGCATGACCCTCATGAGCGCTTCCACCAGCCTGATGACCATTTTCATGAGCCTGGAAATCCTTTCTGTGGCGCTCTACATCATGACCGGCTTCAACCTCAAGCAGCCGCGCTCCACCGAAGCCGCGCTGAAGTATTTCCTGCTGGGCGCCTTTGCCAGCGCTTTCTTCTTGTACGGCGCGGCCCTGGTCTACGCGGCCACGCAGACCACCGACCTGGTGCAGGTGGCCCACTTCCTGGCGCCGCTCTCCACCCCCAGCCCCATGGCGCCGCTGCTGCCGGTAGGCGTGGGCCTGCTGTTGATCGGCTTTGGCTTCAAGGTGGCGATGGTGCCTTTTCACATGTGGACGCCTGACGTTTATCAGGGCGCGCCCACGCCGGTCACCGCGTTCATGTCGGTTGGCGTCAAGACCGCCGCCTTCGCCGCGCTGCTGCGCGTGCTGGCCAGCCTGACCAGTTTCGACAAGCCGTGGCTGTGGGTCATCGCCATTTTGGCCGTGCTGACCATGACGGTGGGCAACCTGGCGGCGCTGCGGCAGAGCAGCCTCAAGCGCATGCTGGCCTATTCCAGCATTGCGCACGCCGGCTACATCCTGGTGGGTCTGACCGGCAACAACGATCAGGCCGTCGGCGCCACGCTCTACTACCTGTTTGCCTATGCCTTCATGAACATCGGCGCGTTTGCGGTGCTGCAGACGCTGGAAAACAACGCCGAGATGGATGTAGATGTCAGCGCGCCCAACGGCCTGGGCAGGCGGCAGCCGGCGCTGGCCGCGGTCATGACGATCTTCATGCTCTCGCTGGCGGGCATTCCGCCCCTGGCCGGCTTTTTCGGCAAGCTCTACGTCTTCAAGGCGGCCGTGGATGCCGGCTGGACCTGGTTGGTCATCGTGGCTGTGCTCAACAGTGCGCTCAGCGCGTACTACTACCTGCGCGTCACCGTCAACATGTTCCTGGGCAGCGAAACCGCCAGCGGCCAGATCGTCCTGACCCCGGCCTGGAACCTCGCCTTGATCGTCGCCAGTGTAGGCACCGTCTTGGTCGGCGTATGGCCCACGCCGTGGATGGCCCTGGCCCGCACCACACTCCTCGCCCTGGTTGGCGGGTGA
- the nuoK gene encoding NADH-quinone oxidoreductase subunit NuoK: MIPTSYYLILSALLFVVGVVGVLVRRNALIIFMCIEMMMNAVNLSFVALANQFGHMEGQIFVLLVMAVAAAEVAVGLAILMALMRHKDSTNVDEIALLKW, from the coding sequence ATGATTCCAACTTCGTACTACCTGATTCTGAGCGCCCTGCTGTTCGTGGTGGGCGTGGTGGGTGTGCTGGTGCGGCGCAATGCCCTCATTATTTTCATGTGCATCGAGATGATGATGAACGCCGTCAACCTGAGCTTCGTGGCGTTGGCGAACCAGTTTGGTCACATGGAGGGTCAGATCTTCGTGCTGCTGGTCATGGCCGTGGCCGCGGCCGAGGTGGCGGTGGGGCTGGCGATCCTGATGGCGCTGATGCGGCACAAGGATTCGACTAACGTGGATGAAATCGCCCTGTTGAAGTGGTAA
- the nuoI gene encoding NADH-quinone oxidoreductase subunit NuoI → MSAFNDTIRDSFRGTFQIAQAMGTTLKHLFQAPVTVEFPEQPASIYPRFRGRHYLRRYENGLERCIGCSLCEAACPTGAILVEAAENSDSGRVSPGERYARVYEVNLLRCIFCGDCEEACPVEAIVLGHDLSLAQYTRRDLILTKEDLLNSPEPNVVIRSDV, encoded by the coding sequence ATGTCAGCATTTAACGATACTATCCGGGATTCTTTCCGGGGCACTTTCCAGATTGCGCAGGCGATGGGAACCACCCTCAAGCATCTGTTCCAGGCGCCGGTGACGGTGGAGTTCCCCGAGCAGCCGGCTTCGATTTATCCGCGCTTTCGTGGGCGGCACTATTTGCGGCGCTATGAAAACGGCCTGGAACGCTGCATCGGCTGTTCGCTGTGCGAGGCGGCCTGCCCGACCGGGGCGATCCTGGTGGAGGCGGCGGAAAACAGCGATAGCGGGCGTGTGTCGCCGGGCGAGCGCTACGCGCGTGTGTACGAGGTCAACCTGCTGCGCTGCATTTTTTGCGGTGATTGCGAAGAAGCCTGCCCGGTGGAGGCGATTGTGCTGGGGCACGATTTATCGCTGGCCCAGTATACCCGCCGTGACCTGATATTGACCAAGGAAGACCTGCTCAACTCGCCGGAGCCGAACGTTGTGATCCGGTCGGACGTGTGA
- a CDS encoding NADH-quinone oxidoreductase subunit M, protein MRNHMPFLISTIVFLPLAGALILLLLPNERAQRVWALVVSLATFVVSLGLLLWWQNGEAGMQFIEQRAWIPAFDIQYYLGVDGISLWLVLLTTFLMPLVIFFSWQSIHSQERSYYFFMLLMETAMLGVFSALDLILFYVFWEASLVPMYFIIGQWGGPRRVYASVKFFLYTLAGSALMLVAILVVYFYGGTFDVVALQGKNLAYIVQFWAFLAFALGFAIKVPLFPFHTWLPDAHVEAPTAGSVILAGVLLKMGTYGFLRFCLPLFPQATVTFVPWLSSLAVIGILYGALVALRQRDIKRLVAYSSVAHLGFVVLGIFTLTPQGMAGAVLQMVNHGLSTGALFLLVGMLYERLHTRIMAELGGLWKEIPIYGAFFLIVMLSSVGLPGLNGFVGEFTILVGAFKANPAFAWPATAGIILAAWYMLTAFRQIMQGPVPKTITAVPDLTRREIAIMVPLVVLFVVIGLFPNLFFDKIAPSVESLAQHLRTSPPAVMTDLGRPGF, encoded by the coding sequence CTGAGAAACCACATGCCATTCTTGATCTCTACAATTGTTTTTCTACCCCTTGCCGGCGCCTTGATTTTGCTACTCCTGCCCAATGAGCGGGCGCAGCGCGTATGGGCGCTGGTCGTGTCCCTGGCGACCTTTGTGGTTTCGCTGGGCCTGTTGCTCTGGTGGCAGAACGGCGAAGCCGGTATGCAGTTCATCGAACAGCGCGCCTGGATACCCGCCTTCGACATTCAGTATTACCTGGGCGTGGACGGTATCAGCCTGTGGCTGGTGCTGCTGACGACCTTCCTGATGCCGCTGGTCATTTTCTTCTCCTGGCAGAGCATCCACAGCCAGGAACGCAGTTACTACTTCTTCATGCTGCTGATGGAGACGGCGATGCTCGGCGTCTTCAGCGCGCTGGACTTGATTTTGTTCTATGTTTTCTGGGAGGCCAGCCTGGTGCCGATGTATTTCATCATCGGTCAGTGGGGCGGACCGCGGCGCGTCTATGCCAGCGTCAAGTTCTTTCTCTACACCCTGGCCGGCAGCGCGCTGATGCTCGTGGCCATCCTGGTGGTTTATTTCTACGGTGGCACCTTCGACGTGGTGGCGCTGCAGGGCAAAAACCTGGCCTACATCGTGCAGTTCTGGGCCTTTCTGGCCTTCGCGCTCGGCTTTGCCATCAAGGTGCCGCTCTTCCCCTTCCACACCTGGCTGCCCGATGCGCACGTGGAAGCGCCCACGGCCGGCTCGGTCATCCTGGCCGGCGTTCTCCTGAAGATGGGCACCTACGGCTTTTTGCGCTTCTGTCTGCCGCTCTTCCCGCAGGCGACCGTCACCTTTGTACCCTGGCTATCGTCTCTGGCAGTCATCGGTATCCTGTACGGCGCGTTGGTCGCGCTGCGCCAGCGTGACATCAAGCGCCTGGTCGCCTACTCCTCCGTGGCCCATCTCGGTTTCGTGGTGCTCGGCATCTTCACGTTGACCCCGCAGGGCATGGCGGGCGCGGTCTTGCAGATGGTCAACCACGGCCTGAGCACGGGCGCGTTGTTCTTGCTGGTCGGTATGCTCTACGAACGTCTGCACACCCGCATCATGGCGGAGCTTGGCGGCCTGTGGAAAGAAATCCCCATCTACGGCGCCTTTTTTCTGATCGTCATGCTCTCCTCGGTGGGCTTGCCGGGCCTGAACGGCTTCGTCGGCGAGTTCACCATCCTGGTCGGCGCGTTCAAGGCCAACCCGGCCTTTGCCTGGCCGGCCACCGCGGGCATCATCCTGGCCGCCTGGTACATGCTGACCGCCTTCCGCCAGATCATGCAGGGACCGGTCCCAAAGACAATCACGGCGGTGCCCGATCTCACGCGGCGTGAGATTGCGATCATGGTCCCGCTGGTGGTGCTGTTTGTGGTGATCGGCCTCTTCCCCAACCTGTTCTTCGACAAGATCGCCCCTTCGGTCGAGAGCCTGGCGCAGCATCTCCGAACATCCCCGCCGGCGGTCATGACCGACCTGGGTCGCCCCGGATTTTAG